GGGTTTATGTAAACCGGTTCACGACCTTGCACCGCGTAAGTTGCACGGAATTCTTCCGACTCACACATTTGCGAGTGCAGGCGTTTATCCGGGTGACACGATTGCAGCCAGAATGGGAACTTGTCTGAACCCGGTCCACCATGTGAGCGTTCTGTCTTTTCAAACCACATTGGGTGTTCCTGACAATGCTCATAACCGTAACGGCCGATCTTACGAGACGTAATTTCGATAAAGCCCGATGGTGTGCCCAAAGCATTGATTTCTGGATCTTCACGGAAATCAGCGTGGCGAACCCAAGGTTTACCCTCACCAAAGTCCAGCACACTCTGCTGCCAGAATTCATCAAATTCTGGCATGTCAAACTTGCCTTTATTCGCAGCACGACAATCATCGTAAAGTGAACGAACCCATTGCATCTCGTCCATGCCACGAGTGTACTCGTTGTGGCGACCGAAACGACGGGTTAGTTCAGTGAAAATCTCAAAGTCAGTCTTAGACTGGAACAATGGATCCACTAGACGGTGCATCGCAATCAGACCTTTCCCAGAGTATGAGCCGTATACATCGATATCATTACGTTCAAACTGAGTACAAGCAGGTAAAACGATGTCGGAGAAACGACACGTTGCCGTCCAAGCAAATTCAATGGTTACAACCGTTTGAAGCTGCTTAAACGCTTTCTTCATACGATTGCGGTCTTGGTGGTGGTGCCATGGATTGTTACCCGAAATCACCATCATTTTATAACCCGGTAACTTCACCTTGCTACCGTTGTAACGAATCTCTTTACCCGGCTCCAGTAAGCAGTCAATCCAACGGGCAACAGGAATGGTTTTGCTGTAACCGTTGTAGTCATTGTTGTCCCATTTTGGCTTCATACCTTGGTCAAGGTTACGTGGGAAACCGCCCGGTGCAGCGAAGCCGGTTGAAGGTACGCCAATACCAGAATAGTGGTGACCATAAGAAATACCGCCACCCGGAAGACCAATTTGACCGACCATTGCCGCCACAACTGCCGCCGCCCAATAAGGCTGTTCACCGTGCTCCTGACGCTGAATACACCATCCCATCAGGATCTGTGTGCGACCATTAACCAGCATGCGCGCAAATTCACGGATCTTGTCAGCGCTTACGCCACAGATCTCAGCCGCCCATTCCGGTGTTTTTTCAAGTTTGTCTTTCGTCTCACCTTGAACGTACTTAATAAACTCGTCGAAACCAAGGCAGTAGGTATCAATGAACTTCTGATCGTGAAGTTTTTCGTTGTACAACACATGAGCGACCGCCAACATAAACGCAACGTCAGTCATTGGGTTAATGTACAAGTGATCATTTTGTAGGAAACGCTGAGTTTTGTTCTTCACTGGGTCAACAGAAAGTACGTTGATTTTGCCTTTAGCGACTTTCTCTTTCAATTGCTCCAAGTAAGGGAATGACTGGTGAGTTTCACAGTTCCAACCAACCTGAAGGTTCTTCACTGGATCATTAGCCCATAGGATGATGTTATCTGAGTTTTCCAGAATCTCAGACCACGATGTACCTTGTGCGTAAACTTCTGTCGAACCCAATACATACGGCAGAATCGTCTGGCCAGCGCCAGTTGAGTAATCACCAACTTTTGTAATGAAGTTACCATGCATACCCACTGCACGCTGCATATGACTGGTACAGCTATGGAACTGCCCAGTTTGACGCCAACCGGTTTGGCCTGCGTGTAATGCCCAAGGCCCATAATCTTTTTGAATGCGTTCTAGCTCACGGTAAAACAGATCTAAGGCTTCATCCCAAGTGACACGAACAAAGCGATTGTCGCCGCGAGTTTCGGCACTGTACTTGTGCTTTTTCAACCAATCTAGGCGCACCATTGGGTAGCGGACACGAGACGGGTTGTAAATCACCCCCTTGATGCCGTTGATCATATCAGTTGGGTTGGTATCTGTTTCTAGCGGCTTGATCTCTTGAACTTTACCCGCATAGATATGAGCACGGAATGCGCCCCAATGAGACCCCGATACTTTCCATGTTCCTGTTGTTTCTGCTGCACTTGCAGAAGCCGATGCCAATAAACTTGGACCGATAACTGATGCTGCACTGGTCGTTGCTACACCTTTAAGAAAACTTCTTCGTGTAATAGCCATTTCAATTACTCCATCCGACGCTTATTAGTGATGACCTTCAGCAAAATCTGAAGAGTGCTTCTGTAGGTACTTCAATACTAGGGCTTCGCTATCTGTGTCGAAGTTAACAAACGCCAACATACCGTTGAACATACCGGGCCAAGTGTTCGCATCGAAGTGCGCTTCATCAGGCTGTGTGTGACAAACTGAACAATTGGTCTTATAGGCTTCACTCGCTTTTTCCCAGATAGGCGTCACGTCGTTTAGCATTGCTTCTTTTCTCATCCAAACTGTAGCTGCCACTTTCTCCCAGGGAAGACCCGTTAGTTCATCGACTTTCTTCTCGCCTTTAGTGACAATTTCATCGCTGGTCGCCGCTTCTTTTAGCAATGAACCCACCGCGATGTTCATACCAAAGTCTTCTTGGATGACACGGCCAAAGCCTTTTGCTTTTCGCCAGCCATCAATCTCAACTTTCATCATTTCGCCCTTGTCTTCTAGAACTGTAACTGTCGATGCTGGGTTAAGCAGGCCTGCTTCTTCAGCCCCCGTTTCATCAAAATAGACAGGTAGGTGGCGAACGCTCACCAAGGCGTTACCCACGGAGTAATCTGTGCTGGCAGTCAGCTGCTCCAGCTCACCAACAATCCCACCAATACTGTCCATACCGGCTGGAAGCTTGTGCGCAATACCTTTATGGCAGTCAACACAGCTCTGATCTTTTTCCGCCGCTTGCTTCATTTGGATGCGAGCCGTTGGGGACATTTGTTCAAAGTCCATTGACTCATAGTTGTGGCAGTTTTTGCACTCCAAGGATTTGTTCGCAGAGAAACGATCCCATTCGTGTTTAGCGAGTTCGATACGGCGCTCTTCAAATACACCTGGTTCGTCGTAGTTACCAAACACTTGGGCGAATACTTCTTTAGAGGCTTGCATCTTACGGGCAATTTTATCGGTCCAGTTATGAGGAACGTGACAATCAGGGCAAGTAGCTCGCACACCTGAATGGTTTTTCCAGTGAACCGTTTCTTGGAGTTCAACGTAGACGTTGTCACGCATGGTATGACAGCTAATACAGAACTCTTCCGTATTAGTCGCTTCTAGTGCTGTGTTGAAACCACCCCAGAAGATGACACCAGCAATAAAGCCGCCCATCGTCAGCACACCGAGGCTGATATGAACCGCTGGGCGCGTCATAGTGCGCCACAATTTAACAATCAATGATTTCATGGTTTGCTCTCTTAAATTTTTCAAACTGTGGAAATGAGCTCAGTGCTTTACATGCCATGTGCACCAGGAGGTCCAAAAAAGAACACCTGTAGCATCCAAACAATAAATCCGTAGCCACCTACGAAAGCCACACTCAGAACCGGGAAGAGAACAACCGCGATAAAGAGGAAAGATTTCCACTCCAGCGAGCGTTTTTCGCCACTCTTAATTTTGTTAACATCACTCATACATTTGCCTATTTTGTATTTAGTGTTATTGGATAGCTCTTATCGCTGAGCTTGCCTTTTTCATAATCTCTAGATAAAAATGTTAGACCATACTATTTGTAGGGTTCAATTAAATCCGTCCTTACAAAGCTTGTTATTCAGCACTTTTTTGAGCTCATCCAGATATGTGTTCGATTAATAATTCATATGTCAACATGCTTGAAATTATGAAAGTTTGTTAACAGTAAACAAAACGTTAAAACGCAACACTCAATTAACAACCAAGTGAAGTAACAGGCTAAAAATTCCGGCTTGTAGCAAGCGACACTCCACATAAAATCCTCAAACTTGTTACACCTTTGTTTCAAATCGAGAGTAAAAATAAGCGGATTTCTTGCCTTTAAAGATGGTGCTGGTGAGGCTTTGGAGAACAGTTTTTCACTGAAATCCATTCTTCATAAGATTTTAGGGATACAATACACATTGCGTTTTAGGAGGGCTTATGAGCGGTGCTGTCAATATTTCCTGGCCAATGCTGGCCTTATTCTTCTGTACATTGGCGATTCCGTTGTTAATCAGCCGACACTATCGACTCAATATTGAAAAAGAAACACTCATCAGTGTGGCAAGGATGACCATCCAGTTATTGCTGGTCGGTGTTTATCTTCAATACTTATTTGAGCTCAACAGCTTAACTATCAATGGTATTTGGCTGATGGCCATGACTCTCATTGGTGCCAGTTCCATCATCAGTAAAGTAAAGTTACCCAAACGAAGGTTGATATACCCTGTCAGCGCAGGTTTACTCATTGGTTTACTACCGCTGTTGTTTATCATCTGTTTTTTGATCATTCAGCCACAACCACTATTCAATGCCCAATACCTCATCCCCTTGGCCGGTATGCTGCTAGGCAACTCTCTCAGTGGTAACATTGTGGCTTTGCAGAACATTTTCACCGCTATGGAAACGCGCCATAGCGAGTATGAAGCTGCCATAGCGTTGGGAGCAGCACCTAAATTTGCAACTTTGCCATTTGTTAGTGAGTCAATCCAAAAGCCGCTTGCGCCGACCTTAGCATCGATGACAACCAGTGGCTTAGTGACACTACCTGGAATGATGACAGGCCAAATACTGGGAGGAGCGAGCCCTATCGTCGCGATCAAATATCAAGTAATGATCATGATTGCGATCTTTGTCATGCTGTCTATCTCAATCAGCCTGACCCTGTCGCTTACGGTCCGATATTGCATTAATAAGGAAGGGAAAATCTTAGTGAGCTTAGGAAAAGCCTAGCCTAGGCGATATGCCTTAAACGGAGGAAAGATTTTATCCACAAAATCTGTGGATAACCATGTCATCGCTTTCAGGATAAGTCCTGATCCTATAACCGCCATAAGCTAGAAAATAAAAGGACATAAGATTCATATGCCTACCAATCAAATCCAATTATCGTCATAAAAACGTCAAATGCTAACTTTACACTGCCGTAGTCAGCTTTTTGTAAGGATACAGATAATGCAAATTGGCGCTACTTCTAACCCAACCGAGACTTCTCAATGGGAAGACAATGAAACACGAAATTGGCTTGTTTCTCAGCCCGAAGAAATTCTGGCTTTGGATGACATCATTGAAGAATCTTGGCGTCAAATACACTGAGAAGTAAAAGAATCAAAATAGGCTCGTTTTTCAACGAGCCTATATCTTATATAGTCCAACAAAACTAATCTCTTAGGTAGATCATCCAATACCACACCCCGACAAAAACACCGCCGCCAATGATATTACCCAAGGTCACAGGTATAAGGTTATTGGTAATAAAATTAAGAAGATTAAGATCGGCATAATCCGCGATATTAGCCCCTGTCATCTGCCAAAACTCATCGGGAGCAAAAAACTTAATGCCAACCGCCATAGGTACTTGAAACATGTTCGCGATACAGTGCTCAAAACCTGCGGAGACAAACATAGCAACGGGTAAGATCATAACGGCTATTTTATCCGTGAGTGTGCGCCCGCTAAATGTCATCCATACCGCTATACACACCAAGACATTACACATAATGCCTAGCGCAACCGCTGAGATAAAACTATGGTGCAGTTTATGCTGTGAAATCGCCATTGCATTTAAGCCAACCTGCCCGCTATCAAACATGTACTGCTTGGTAAGTAACATACAAATCACTAATAATAGCGCGCCAATAAGATTGCCACTGTACACCACGATCCAGTTTTTCATTAACATCTTCCAAGTGATCTTGCCGCTAGCTCTCGCCACAAGAGTCAACACAGAGCTGGTAAAAAGCTCTCCCCCTGTGACAACGACAAGAATCAAGCCTAAACTGAAAGCCAAACCACCCAGTAGTCGCGTGATGCCCCAAGGTAAGTCACCTGCACCAGTGGTCACTATAGTGTAGAAAACAAATGCAATACCAATGTGAATACCGGCAGAAATCGCCAATAGGAAAGACTTCATTGGGTCTTTCGTTGCCTTACCAACCCCAATTTCAGCGGCACGTTCCGCCATCTGTGGCGGCAGTAAAGAATCAAACTGGTTTAAATTCATCATGCAAAGACATTCTAAATAATGTGGATTTGTGGGCGCGGATAATTACTCTTATTGTGATCAAATTCAAGCTTTAATTACCAAACTTAACTGAGACCCAATTTAAACACAGGTTACTCAATCAAAACTGCCTAACATGAAAGGAGAAAAATGCGCATAACTCAAGAAAAGGAAAAATAAATATATATGCTTATCAAGCAATTAAGAAAGATAGCTTAAAAGAAATACCCCTGACCTCAAGCATTAGTTCAAATTTACATATCAACCCCTTACCTTATGCAGTTTTAGCATTAGGGAGGTTGATCAATGCAAACCATCAACTGGTCATAATCCAATCAAACAAAAGCGAATTTTTATCCAAACTAAGTGGTAGGTAACATTTCTATCTCCCTATAATTGCTGAATAACAATATGAGGAATATGGTTGTTTTAGTACTTTCTTTAAGGATTTATTATGAAATATACCGCTGATAAGATGGCCGAACTCAACCTGCTACTGCAATTTGACATTAGCAGTTCTGCAACTGGTATTAAAGTTCACCACGAAGCAACAGAAGAAATGCAGACGGCCGTGAAAAGGCTCTTTGATAAAGGCTTGTGTACTCTGCCTGATGGTGGTTATCTAACAGATGAAGGGATTGAAGTCGCTGAACATGCAGACAAAATCCTCAGAGTTTTATCTAGTTAGTCTTATCATAAACGAGCGTATGACTCTAACCACGAGATTCTTAGTCAGTCGACTTTGATAGCCGACTGACAATCGATTCGATATCAATTTTTTCTAAACCTTGATTAAATATTTTGTTAATGCTTTGCCCTTGTGGCTGATTTTTAAATGCCATGTATAGCATTTTATTTTCTAGTAACTTGGCATTCATTCGTAAACGTTTCCTTAACAAGCTTTCTCTTACATCAATACTAATCAGATACTCTAAGACATTTGGATCTATCACCGCGACATCCAATCGACCTTTTGCCACCTTGTGAATGTTCCTTGCATCGTTAGCGGATGCCTCGACTTGGAGTTCACCAGCTTTAACCATATTGTCGAACTCTGTTGTATTGATATACCCTTGCACTACACCTATTCGAAAGTGCTTCAAATCTGATAACGTCTCCCACCGAACTGGGTAACGAGTGTTTTCTACTAAGCCTAATGGCCCACTACCGATAGGATCCGAGAAAATAAACTCTGAGTTTTCAAAATAATATTCTGGGAAATACCCAACATATTTGTCGGATTTTGAGGCTAACGCCACAGCGCGAACCCATGGTTGAAAATCTACAACCAGCTCATACCCCATAGCTGCAAATGCCTCTCTAGCCACCGCTACTGAGTAGCCATTCTCAGGGAGATCCGTACCAGAATATGGCGGCCACTCCAATGACGTCATATAGATCTTCTGATTAGCCGTTACCATTGAAGAAAACACAACGGCCCATAACCACAAATACCATTTCATGAATGCCCCTAAAACTAGGATCGGATAACTCACTCACTATTAATCATAGACACAATTAACGCCATTCTGTAAACATTCAACACGAATAGGCACACAGCATAAACTCGAAAAACTAACAGTTGATTATTTCATAGGTCTTCCACATAGTTAGTTAAATAAAAACGTATCGAACAAGGGCTTAGTGTGAAAACAATATTGATTATTGGCGGTGGTTGGCTCGGTAAACCTCTCGCCCATTACCTCGAAACCATAGGCCACAAAGTGTTTGTAAGCCGCACAACAGACAATGGAGTTAGAGAACTCGAGTCACAACAACTATCGGGGGTGACAATAAATTTACAAAGCGAATCTACCAGCCTTGTTAAAACCATAGAAAAAACGCATGCGGAGATTGTGATTGGCTGTTTCCCCCCTGGGTTTCGTAAAGGCAACGGCACACAATACGCAGCTCAATGGTTGTCACTTGTTCAAGCCTGCCAAGTTGCTCGCGTCACCAAAATCGTCATGGTCAGTTCAACCACTGTCTATCCAAATTTGGTGCAAGCATTAGATGAAGAGTATGCGTCTTTATCGAATGCTCTTAACAGCGATGTGTTTACTGACAACGCAAGAGTAATGCTTCAGGCAGAGCAACATGTGATTGATTCTGGTCTAGAGTACGGTATTGTACGCTGCAGTGGATTAGTTGGCCCAAATCGCCACCCATCTCGCTTCGTCAACAAATTGAAGCAGGTTAGTGACCTTGCCCCTGCTAATATGCTCCATCTAACAGATGCCATTGGAGCCACCAGCTTCCTAGCATTGAACTGTAAGAATGTAGTAGCCAATGCAACCACCCCAAATACCGTTAGCAAAGCAGAATTTTATCAAGCAGCCCTCGACAGTGTTCAATCTGATGCATCACTTCCCCCTATCGTGCAACGTGCAGACAAACGGATATTGGCTGATCGCTTGATAAGCTTAGGCTATCGCTTTCACTATCAACACACGCTTGAACTCGTTTAATCTAGGGAAAGACAATGAGAACAAAGTTGTTTCAGCACATTGAAATCCTATGGGAATACATGCAACTTTCCCAGCCTCTACAACAATCAGACTGCTTGTTTGTACTCGGCAGTAACGATGTTCGCGTTGCCGAGTACGCTGCGAAACTATATCTGGAAGGCTGGGCAAAGAAAATCATCTTTTCAGGTGGTCAAGGGCGTCTAACAGACGGTCTATTTGACCAATCAGAAGCACACACATTTGCGGCTATCGCGAGAGATCTTGGTGTGCCAGCTAGTGATATCATTCTCGAAGATAAGGCCACCAATACCGGTGAAAATGTACTATATACCGCTAAAGTTTTAGATAAGCTCAATTTAGACCTTCGCTCGTTTATCTTAGTGCAAAAGCCTTATATGGAAAGACGTGCATACGCCACATTTATAAAACAATGGCCGAATACCGTTGAGAGCGTCTGTGTAACGTCGCCCAAGACGATGTTTGTTGACTACTTCAATGAGGATATTTCTTTAGATTTAACGGTAACTGCCATGCTGGGAGACTTTGAAAGAATCAAAGCTTATCCCAAAAAGGGCTTTCAGATTGAGCAAGAAATTCCTGCACATATCGAAACCTCCTACCTTGCTTTAAAAGGCATCTTTAGCTGATACAAAAAAGCCAGAGCATGCTCTGGCTTTTCTCTTGAATAACGCTACTTTAATGAATAGCTTCTTCTTTCTCGCTTAAGTAAGTAAACTTGAGTTCATCTTTCTTCAGGTTCACTTTTACTGTACCGCCATCAACCAAGGAACCAAATAGCAATTCGTTGGCCAAAGGTTTCTTAAGCTGTTCTTGGATAACACGTCCCATAGGACGAGCCCCCATCGCTTTGTCGTAACCTTTTATAGCAAGCCAGTGGCGAGCATCATCTGATACCTCAAGTGACACTCCTCGCGCATCCAACTGCGCTTGCAGCTCAACAATGAATTTATCGACCACCTGGTGAATAACATGTTCATCAAGGCTATTAAACCAAATGATGTTATCCAGACGGTTGCGGAATTCAGGAGTAAAGACTTTCTTGATTTCCGACATCGCATCATGACTATGATCTTGCTGGATAAGACCAATGGATTTCTTAACGGTCTCTTGAACACCTGCGTTAGTAGTCATAACCAGAATGACATTACGGAAATCGGCTTTACGACCATTGTTGTCTGTCAGTGTGCCGTTATCCATGACCTGAAGCAGTAGGTTAAAGATATCTGGGTGCGCTTTTTCAATTTCATCCAGCAGCACCACGGAGTGTGGATGCTTGATCACTGCATCAGTCAACAAACCACCCTGATCGTAACCGACATAACCAGGAGGCGCACCGATCAAACGGCTCACTGAGTGGCGTTCACCATATTCGGACATATCAAAGCGAAGCAGTTCGATGCCCATCAATTTCGACAACTGAACCGTAACTTCCGTTTTACCTACCCCTGTTGGACCAGCAAATAGGAATGAACCTACAGGTTTATTATCGGCACCAAGGCCAGCTCGCGTCAGCTTGATGGCTTCGCTTAGTACATCGATCGCATCATCTTGACCAAACACTAGCATCTTCATCTTCTCATCAAGATTCTGCAAAATCTCTTTGTCAGAAGAAGACACCGATTTTTCAGGAATACGTGCCATTTTCGCTACCATGGCCTCAATATCGGCCACACCAACGGTTTTCTTGCGACGACTTGCAGGCGCTAGACGATGGCGAGCACCAGCCTCATCAATCACGTCAATGGCTTTATCTGGCAAGTGACGCTCGTTGATGTATTTGGCTGAAAGTTCAACGGCAGCACGTAATGCTTTGTTGGTGTAACGAACCTCATGGTGAGCTTCGTATTTAGGTTTCAGGCCCATCAAAATTTTGGTGGTATCATCTAGAGATGGCTCAACAATATCGATCTTCTGGAAACGGCGAGATAGTGCACGCTCCTTCTCGAAGATATTGCTGTATTCCTGATAAGTGGTTGAACCGATACAACGTAATTTACCGCTACTCAACAGTGGCTTAATCAAGTTAGCAGCATCAACTTGACCACCAGACGCCGCACCAGCACCAATAATGGTATGAATTTCATCGATGAAAAGAATCGCATCATCTTCTTTTTCAAGCTGCTTCAAAATTGCTTTAAAACGTTTTTCAAAGTCACCACGATATTTGGTTCCAGCCAGTAGCGAGCCGATATCCAAAGAATAAATTACACTGTTTTTAATAATTTCAGGAACTTGTCCTTCAACAATTCTCCACGCTAAGCCTTCCGCAATCGCAGTTTTACCAACACCCGCTTCACCCACTAGAAGTGGATTGTTTTTGCGGCGGCGACACAATACTTGAATGGTTCTTTCTAGCTCTTTATCTCGGCCAATCAAAGGATCAATCTGACCTTGTTTAGCCAGTTGGTTCAAGTTGGAAGCAAAGCTTTCCAAACGTTCTTCTGAGCCTGCTTCCTCGGTATTATCACTGCTACTGAAAGAATCCGATGAAGAGGCATCATCACTTGAGCTTGAAGCTTTAGTGATACCATGGGAAATAAAGTTAACAATATCTAGACGACTTATATCATTCTTTTTAAGAAGGTAGGCCGCATGCGACTCTTGTTCACTGAAGATTGCGACTAAAACGTTAGCGCCAGTGACTTCACTGCGCCCTGACGATTGCACGTGGAACACCGCACGCTGCAAGACACGTTGAAAGCTCAAAGTAGGTTGGGTTTCACGAGTTTCATCATTTTCAGGGATAAGTGGTGTGGTCTGATCTATGAAGATATCTAACTCGTTTCGAAGGGCATTAATATCTGCCTGACAAGCAAGAAGGGCTTCCCTTGCTGCATCGTTTTCCAACAATGCTAGCAGGAGGTGCTCGACGGTCATAAACTCATGTCGTTTGTCTCTAGCGCGAGAGAATGCGCCGTTTAGACTCGACTCTAACTCTTTATTCAGCATAAGTACCTCCTTTGGCAGCAACTCATGTTGCTTGATTCAGCTTTACGCTTGCTCCATTGTACAAAGCAAAGGATGCTCATTTTCTTGAGAATACATAGTGACTTGCGCTACTTTGGTTTCTGCGACTTCCGCGGTGTATGTGCCACATATCGCTTTGCCTTCGTAATGCACTTTGAGCATCACTTGTGTTGCCTTGTCTATATCCATAGAGAAAAAACGCTCTAGGATGTCAATAACAAAGTCCATTGGCGTGTAATCAT
This sequence is a window from Vibrio coralliilyticus. Protein-coding genes within it:
- the clpS gene encoding ATP-dependent Clp protease adapter ClpS — translated: MSKQFEWVTPDSDLLELEKTKVKPPSMYNVVLNNDDYTPMDFVIDILERFFSMDIDKATQVMLKVHYEGKAICGTYTAEVAETKVAQVTMYSQENEHPLLCTMEQA